Proteins from one Hoplias malabaricus isolate fHopMal1 chromosome 2, fHopMal1.hap1, whole genome shotgun sequence genomic window:
- the LOC136686420 gene encoding nuclear GTPase SLIP-GC-like isoform X2 — MPEEHHYHFEAVILRVIPYNMSNRGDKRTFGNANRSSPPGTSKQRRHCSPEKTKALTHIRNARRIMANIKYKLEFEGSLPNNLIKYVRGIMSKLDSNNGERRRTTVGVFGRTGAGKSSMLNAVLGQKDLLPSGTVCACTSVIIQVEANVTDSSYIAEIEFISKEVWEDELRTLKNVLSGDAEEQDNAMLNTAQEKIVALYGEEGVSKPIEELMKDNIFSGIPEFFNSEIKKITRERASDLSDEIGCFVQHDDSSPGGCYWPIVKSVTIKVPKCKDFLEHVVLVDLPGTGDYNKSRDQMWREKLRDCSTVWIVSEINRAASDKDAWEIFFSCITDMAQGGECRSISFICTKTDDINPQSYMRSSKLKDDDFQIKPEDPQYVSKRKNACILHRNEKAKEKVKKIFSQQDTITRHFNCDDDFLSVFTVSSEEFNNENPIMEQGYTEIPKLKELLKMYNNSCTNDMANHYVFGALGILSLIQGFNEVNAEMRADKSKLYKHLEKNLHDALGHLNEYCGQIRSSLEELLSKGAKESEKNCIETANDLITPRNKDGRGFHRTLTALCKNDGYYRSKNGVTDLNNHLVQHMKQHIDEAFSGFFPVQEPISEKSLQAHTDKFTIIKEDVITKYEHSPVLSHILKFLEMEEMKLKSKIKQDIIRHKKTFYLSLSDSIKTTMQPSYTSAADIRGTGSMNKKQNILLDHIETSKSEMFQRAKKDMIELMEKKMQAIVEDMRKNLLESMKHTLLYETTLRNMDVSGEIEELKRIADQLCD; from the exons atGCCGGAGGAGCATCActatcattttgaagctgtcattttaag AGTGATACCCTACAATATGAGTAATAGAG GAGATAAAAGGACATTTGGAAATGCAAACCGTTCTTCTCCCCCAGGGACAAGTAAACAAAGAAGACATTGTAGCCCTGAGAAGACAAAGGCTT tGACACATATTAGAAATGCCAGAAGGATTATGGcaaacattaaatacaaactCGAATTTGAAGGCAGCCTCCCAAACAATCTCATCAAATATGTCAG GGGAATAATGTCAAAACTGGACTCAAACAATGGTGAAAGGAGGAGAACTACTGTAGGAGTGTTTGGGAGGACAGGCGCTGGCAAGAGCTCAATGCTAAATGCAGTCCTTGGGCAAAAAGACTTGTTACCATCAGGAACAGTTTGTGCCTGCACATCAGTCATCATACAGGTTGAAGCCAACGTCACAGACTCCAGCTACATAGCCGAGATTGAATTCATCTCAAAAGAG gTATGGGAAGATGAACTGAGGACCCTTAAGAATGTTTTATCAGGGGATGCTGAGGAGCAGGACAATGCAATGTTAAATACAGCACAAGAAAAGATAGTAGCACTGTATGGAGAGGAAGGTGTTTCTAAACCCATCGAAGAACTCATGAAGGACAACATTTTCTCAGGAATTCCAGAGTTTTTTAattctgaaataaaaaagatTACACGTGAAAGA GCTTCAGATCTCTCAGATGAGATTGGATGTTTTGTTCAGCATGATGACTCAAGTCCTGGAGGATGTTACTGGCCGATAGTGAAGAGTGTCACAATCAAAGTTCCTAAATGTAAAGATTTTCTGGAACACGTTGTGCTAGTGGATCTCCCAGGAACTGGAGATTACAACAAGAGCAGAGATCAGATGTGGAGAGAG AAACTGAGGGACTGTTCTACAGTGTGGATTGTAAGTGAAATAAACCGCGCGGCTTCTGACAAGGATGCCTGGGAAATTTTTTTTAGCTGCATAACAGACATGGCACAAGGTGGAGAGTGCAGGAGCATCTCTTTTATCTGTACCAAGACTGATGATATCAACCCACAAAGCTACATGAG ATCATCAAAACTCAAGGATGATGATTTTCAGATTAAACCAGAG GACCCTCAATATGTCAGCAAGAGAAAAAATGCCTGTATACTGCACAGGAATGAGAAAGCAAAGGAAAAAGTGAAGAAAATCTTTTCTCAACAAGACACAATAACG AGACACTTTAACTGTGATGATGACTTCCTTTCTGTGTTCACTGTGAGCTCAGAAGAATTCAACAATGAAAACCCAATAATGGAACAAGGATATACAG AGATACCAAAGCTCAAGGAACTCTTGAAGATGTACAACAACAGTTGTACAAATGACATGGCAAATCACTACGTCTTTGGAGCACTCGGAATCCTCTCCCTAATTCAAGGTTTCAACGAAGTCAATGCTGAAATG AGAGCTGATAAGTCCAAATTATACAAGCACTTGGAGAAAAACCTTCATGATGCACTTGGGCACTTGAATGAATACTGTGGACAAATTCGCAGTTCTCTGGAAGAACTTCTGTCAAAAGGAGCAAAAGAATCTGAAAAAAACTGCATTGAAACTGCAAACGATTTAATAACACCG AGGAATAAGGACGGCCGAGGATTTCACAGAACACTGACAGCACTATGCAAGAATGATGGATACTACAGGTCCAAAAATGGGGTAACAGATCTGAACAATCATTTGGTGCAACACATGAAACAGCACATTGATGAAGCATTCAGTGGGTTCTTCCC agtgCAGGAGCCTATCTCTGAGAAATCACTGCAGGCACACACAGATAAGTTCACTATCATCAAAGAGGATGTGATAACCAAATATGAACATTCTCCAGTACTGAGTCACATACTAAAATTCCTTGAAATGGAG GAAATGAAGTTGAAGTCAAAGATTAAACAAGATATTATTCGGcataaaaagacattttatttatctctctctgatTCCATTAAAACTACAATGCAGCCAAGCTACACAA GTGCTGCTGACATTCGAGGAACTGGGTCTATGAATAAAAAGCAGAATATCCTGTTGGACCACATAGAAACATCAAAAAGTGAAATGTTCCAAAGAGCAAAGAAAGACATGATTGAgctgatggaaaaaaaaatg CAAGCCATTGTGGAGGATATGAGAAAAAATCTACTGGAGTCCATGAAGCATACACTTCTTTACGAAACTACCTTAAGAAATATGG ACGTCTCCGGAGAGATAGAAGAGCTGAAGAGGATAGCTGATCAACTCTGTGATTAG
- the LOC136686420 gene encoding nuclear GTPase SLIP-GC-like isoform X1 has product MPEEHHYHFEAVILRVIPYNMSNRGDKRTFGNANRSSPPGTSKQRRHCSPEKTKALTHIRNARRIMANIKYKLEFEGSLPNNLIKYVRGIMSKLDSNNGERRRTTVGVFGRTGAGKSSMLNAVLGQKDLLPSGTVCACTSVIIQVEANVTDSSYIAEIEFISKEVWEDELRTLKNVLSGDAEEQDNAMLNTAQEKIVALYGEEGVSKPIEELMKDNIFSGIPEFFNSEIKKITRERASDLSDEIGCFVQHDDSSPGGCYWPIVKSVTIKVPKCKDFLEHVVLVDLPGTGDYNKSRDQMWREKLRDCSTVWIVSEINRAASDKDAWEIFFSCITDMAQGGECRSISFICTKTDDINPQSYMRSSKLKDDDFQIKPEDPQYVSKRKNACILHRNEKAKEKVKKIFSQQDTITRHFNCDDDFLSVFTVSSEEFNNENPIMEQGYTEIPKLKELLKMYNNSCTNDMANHYVFGALGILSLIQGFNEVNAEMRADKSKLYKHLEKNLHDALGHLNEYCGQIRSSLEELLSKGAKESEKNCIETANDLITPRNKDGRGFHRTLTALCKNDGYYRSKNGVTDLNNHLVQHMKQHIDEAFSGFFPVQEPISEKSLQAHTDKFTIIKEDVITKYEHSPVLSHILKFLEMEEMKLKSKIKQDIIRHKKTFYLSLSDSIKTTMQPSYTSAADIRGTGSMNKKQNILLDHIETSKSEMFQRAKKDMIELMEKKMQAIVEDMRKNLLESMKHTLLYETTLRNMGKTHLTINKFSYFKVQSVWTIQLQRQSI; this is encoded by the exons atGCCGGAGGAGCATCActatcattttgaagctgtcattttaag AGTGATACCCTACAATATGAGTAATAGAG GAGATAAAAGGACATTTGGAAATGCAAACCGTTCTTCTCCCCCAGGGACAAGTAAACAAAGAAGACATTGTAGCCCTGAGAAGACAAAGGCTT tGACACATATTAGAAATGCCAGAAGGATTATGGcaaacattaaatacaaactCGAATTTGAAGGCAGCCTCCCAAACAATCTCATCAAATATGTCAG GGGAATAATGTCAAAACTGGACTCAAACAATGGTGAAAGGAGGAGAACTACTGTAGGAGTGTTTGGGAGGACAGGCGCTGGCAAGAGCTCAATGCTAAATGCAGTCCTTGGGCAAAAAGACTTGTTACCATCAGGAACAGTTTGTGCCTGCACATCAGTCATCATACAGGTTGAAGCCAACGTCACAGACTCCAGCTACATAGCCGAGATTGAATTCATCTCAAAAGAG gTATGGGAAGATGAACTGAGGACCCTTAAGAATGTTTTATCAGGGGATGCTGAGGAGCAGGACAATGCAATGTTAAATACAGCACAAGAAAAGATAGTAGCACTGTATGGAGAGGAAGGTGTTTCTAAACCCATCGAAGAACTCATGAAGGACAACATTTTCTCAGGAATTCCAGAGTTTTTTAattctgaaataaaaaagatTACACGTGAAAGA GCTTCAGATCTCTCAGATGAGATTGGATGTTTTGTTCAGCATGATGACTCAAGTCCTGGAGGATGTTACTGGCCGATAGTGAAGAGTGTCACAATCAAAGTTCCTAAATGTAAAGATTTTCTGGAACACGTTGTGCTAGTGGATCTCCCAGGAACTGGAGATTACAACAAGAGCAGAGATCAGATGTGGAGAGAG AAACTGAGGGACTGTTCTACAGTGTGGATTGTAAGTGAAATAAACCGCGCGGCTTCTGACAAGGATGCCTGGGAAATTTTTTTTAGCTGCATAACAGACATGGCACAAGGTGGAGAGTGCAGGAGCATCTCTTTTATCTGTACCAAGACTGATGATATCAACCCACAAAGCTACATGAG ATCATCAAAACTCAAGGATGATGATTTTCAGATTAAACCAGAG GACCCTCAATATGTCAGCAAGAGAAAAAATGCCTGTATACTGCACAGGAATGAGAAAGCAAAGGAAAAAGTGAAGAAAATCTTTTCTCAACAAGACACAATAACG AGACACTTTAACTGTGATGATGACTTCCTTTCTGTGTTCACTGTGAGCTCAGAAGAATTCAACAATGAAAACCCAATAATGGAACAAGGATATACAG AGATACCAAAGCTCAAGGAACTCTTGAAGATGTACAACAACAGTTGTACAAATGACATGGCAAATCACTACGTCTTTGGAGCACTCGGAATCCTCTCCCTAATTCAAGGTTTCAACGAAGTCAATGCTGAAATG AGAGCTGATAAGTCCAAATTATACAAGCACTTGGAGAAAAACCTTCATGATGCACTTGGGCACTTGAATGAATACTGTGGACAAATTCGCAGTTCTCTGGAAGAACTTCTGTCAAAAGGAGCAAAAGAATCTGAAAAAAACTGCATTGAAACTGCAAACGATTTAATAACACCG AGGAATAAGGACGGCCGAGGATTTCACAGAACACTGACAGCACTATGCAAGAATGATGGATACTACAGGTCCAAAAATGGGGTAACAGATCTGAACAATCATTTGGTGCAACACATGAAACAGCACATTGATGAAGCATTCAGTGGGTTCTTCCC agtgCAGGAGCCTATCTCTGAGAAATCACTGCAGGCACACACAGATAAGTTCACTATCATCAAAGAGGATGTGATAACCAAATATGAACATTCTCCAGTACTGAGTCACATACTAAAATTCCTTGAAATGGAG GAAATGAAGTTGAAGTCAAAGATTAAACAAGATATTATTCGGcataaaaagacattttatttatctctctctgatTCCATTAAAACTACAATGCAGCCAAGCTACACAA GTGCTGCTGACATTCGAGGAACTGGGTCTATGAATAAAAAGCAGAATATCCTGTTGGACCACATAGAAACATCAAAAAGTGAAATGTTCCAAAGAGCAAAGAAAGACATGATTGAgctgatggaaaaaaaaatg CAAGCCATTGTGGAGGATATGAGAAAAAATCTACTGGAGTCCATGAAGCATACACTTCTTTACGAAACTACCTTAAGAAATATGGGTAAGACACAtcttacaataaataaattcagctattttaaagTGCAGTCAGTGTGGACAATTCAGCTGCAAAGGCAGAGTATATAA
- the LOC136686420 gene encoding nuclear GTPase SLIP-GC-like isoform X3, with protein MSNRGDKRTFGNANRSSPPGTSKQRRHCSPEKTKALTHIRNARRIMANIKYKLEFEGSLPNNLIKYVRGIMSKLDSNNGERRRTTVGVFGRTGAGKSSMLNAVLGQKDLLPSGTVCACTSVIIQVEANVTDSSYIAEIEFISKEVWEDELRTLKNVLSGDAEEQDNAMLNTAQEKIVALYGEEGVSKPIEELMKDNIFSGIPEFFNSEIKKITRERASDLSDEIGCFVQHDDSSPGGCYWPIVKSVTIKVPKCKDFLEHVVLVDLPGTGDYNKSRDQMWREKLRDCSTVWIVSEINRAASDKDAWEIFFSCITDMAQGGECRSISFICTKTDDINPQSYMRSSKLKDDDFQIKPEDPQYVSKRKNACILHRNEKAKEKVKKIFSQQDTITRHFNCDDDFLSVFTVSSEEFNNENPIMEQGYTEIPKLKELLKMYNNSCTNDMANHYVFGALGILSLIQGFNEVNAEMRADKSKLYKHLEKNLHDALGHLNEYCGQIRSSLEELLSKGAKESEKNCIETANDLITPRNKDGRGFHRTLTALCKNDGYYRSKNGVTDLNNHLVQHMKQHIDEAFSGFFPVQEPISEKSLQAHTDKFTIIKEDVITKYEHSPVLSHILKFLEMEEMKLKSKIKQDIIRHKKTFYLSLSDSIKTTMQPSYTSAADIRGTGSMNKKQNILLDHIETSKSEMFQRAKKDMIELMEKKMQAIVEDMRKNLLESMKHTLLYETTLRNMGKTHLTINKFSYFKVQSVWTIQLQRQSI; from the exons ATGAGTAATAGAG GAGATAAAAGGACATTTGGAAATGCAAACCGTTCTTCTCCCCCAGGGACAAGTAAACAAAGAAGACATTGTAGCCCTGAGAAGACAAAGGCTT tGACACATATTAGAAATGCCAGAAGGATTATGGcaaacattaaatacaaactCGAATTTGAAGGCAGCCTCCCAAACAATCTCATCAAATATGTCAG GGGAATAATGTCAAAACTGGACTCAAACAATGGTGAAAGGAGGAGAACTACTGTAGGAGTGTTTGGGAGGACAGGCGCTGGCAAGAGCTCAATGCTAAATGCAGTCCTTGGGCAAAAAGACTTGTTACCATCAGGAACAGTTTGTGCCTGCACATCAGTCATCATACAGGTTGAAGCCAACGTCACAGACTCCAGCTACATAGCCGAGATTGAATTCATCTCAAAAGAG gTATGGGAAGATGAACTGAGGACCCTTAAGAATGTTTTATCAGGGGATGCTGAGGAGCAGGACAATGCAATGTTAAATACAGCACAAGAAAAGATAGTAGCACTGTATGGAGAGGAAGGTGTTTCTAAACCCATCGAAGAACTCATGAAGGACAACATTTTCTCAGGAATTCCAGAGTTTTTTAattctgaaataaaaaagatTACACGTGAAAGA GCTTCAGATCTCTCAGATGAGATTGGATGTTTTGTTCAGCATGATGACTCAAGTCCTGGAGGATGTTACTGGCCGATAGTGAAGAGTGTCACAATCAAAGTTCCTAAATGTAAAGATTTTCTGGAACACGTTGTGCTAGTGGATCTCCCAGGAACTGGAGATTACAACAAGAGCAGAGATCAGATGTGGAGAGAG AAACTGAGGGACTGTTCTACAGTGTGGATTGTAAGTGAAATAAACCGCGCGGCTTCTGACAAGGATGCCTGGGAAATTTTTTTTAGCTGCATAACAGACATGGCACAAGGTGGAGAGTGCAGGAGCATCTCTTTTATCTGTACCAAGACTGATGATATCAACCCACAAAGCTACATGAG ATCATCAAAACTCAAGGATGATGATTTTCAGATTAAACCAGAG GACCCTCAATATGTCAGCAAGAGAAAAAATGCCTGTATACTGCACAGGAATGAGAAAGCAAAGGAAAAAGTGAAGAAAATCTTTTCTCAACAAGACACAATAACG AGACACTTTAACTGTGATGATGACTTCCTTTCTGTGTTCACTGTGAGCTCAGAAGAATTCAACAATGAAAACCCAATAATGGAACAAGGATATACAG AGATACCAAAGCTCAAGGAACTCTTGAAGATGTACAACAACAGTTGTACAAATGACATGGCAAATCACTACGTCTTTGGAGCACTCGGAATCCTCTCCCTAATTCAAGGTTTCAACGAAGTCAATGCTGAAATG AGAGCTGATAAGTCCAAATTATACAAGCACTTGGAGAAAAACCTTCATGATGCACTTGGGCACTTGAATGAATACTGTGGACAAATTCGCAGTTCTCTGGAAGAACTTCTGTCAAAAGGAGCAAAAGAATCTGAAAAAAACTGCATTGAAACTGCAAACGATTTAATAACACCG AGGAATAAGGACGGCCGAGGATTTCACAGAACACTGACAGCACTATGCAAGAATGATGGATACTACAGGTCCAAAAATGGGGTAACAGATCTGAACAATCATTTGGTGCAACACATGAAACAGCACATTGATGAAGCATTCAGTGGGTTCTTCCC agtgCAGGAGCCTATCTCTGAGAAATCACTGCAGGCACACACAGATAAGTTCACTATCATCAAAGAGGATGTGATAACCAAATATGAACATTCTCCAGTACTGAGTCACATACTAAAATTCCTTGAAATGGAG GAAATGAAGTTGAAGTCAAAGATTAAACAAGATATTATTCGGcataaaaagacattttatttatctctctctgatTCCATTAAAACTACAATGCAGCCAAGCTACACAA GTGCTGCTGACATTCGAGGAACTGGGTCTATGAATAAAAAGCAGAATATCCTGTTGGACCACATAGAAACATCAAAAAGTGAAATGTTCCAAAGAGCAAAGAAAGACATGATTGAgctgatggaaaaaaaaatg CAAGCCATTGTGGAGGATATGAGAAAAAATCTACTGGAGTCCATGAAGCATACACTTCTTTACGAAACTACCTTAAGAAATATGGGTAAGACACAtcttacaataaataaattcagctattttaaagTGCAGTCAGTGTGGACAATTCAGCTGCAAAGGCAGAGTATATAA
- the LOC136686420 gene encoding nuclear GTPase SLIP-GC-like isoform X4, which yields MSKLDSNNGERRRTTVGVFGRTGAGKSSMLNAVLGQKDLLPSGTVCACTSVIIQVEANVTDSSYIAEIEFISKEVWEDELRTLKNVLSGDAEEQDNAMLNTAQEKIVALYGEEGVSKPIEELMKDNIFSGIPEFFNSEIKKITRERASDLSDEIGCFVQHDDSSPGGCYWPIVKSVTIKVPKCKDFLEHVVLVDLPGTGDYNKSRDQMWREKLRDCSTVWIVSEINRAASDKDAWEIFFSCITDMAQGGECRSISFICTKTDDINPQSYMRSSKLKDDDFQIKPEDPQYVSKRKNACILHRNEKAKEKVKKIFSQQDTITRHFNCDDDFLSVFTVSSEEFNNENPIMEQGYTEIPKLKELLKMYNNSCTNDMANHYVFGALGILSLIQGFNEVNAEMRADKSKLYKHLEKNLHDALGHLNEYCGQIRSSLEELLSKGAKESEKNCIETANDLITPRNKDGRGFHRTLTALCKNDGYYRSKNGVTDLNNHLVQHMKQHIDEAFSGFFPVQEPISEKSLQAHTDKFTIIKEDVITKYEHSPVLSHILKFLEMEEMKLKSKIKQDIIRHKKTFYLSLSDSIKTTMQPSYTSAADIRGTGSMNKKQNILLDHIETSKSEMFQRAKKDMIELMEKKMQAIVEDMRKNLLESMKHTLLYETTLRNMGKTHLTINKFSYFKVQSVWTIQLQRQSI from the exons ATGTCAAAACTGGACTCAAACAATGGTGAAAGGAGGAGAACTACTGTAGGAGTGTTTGGGAGGACAGGCGCTGGCAAGAGCTCAATGCTAAATGCAGTCCTTGGGCAAAAAGACTTGTTACCATCAGGAACAGTTTGTGCCTGCACATCAGTCATCATACAGGTTGAAGCCAACGTCACAGACTCCAGCTACATAGCCGAGATTGAATTCATCTCAAAAGAG gTATGGGAAGATGAACTGAGGACCCTTAAGAATGTTTTATCAGGGGATGCTGAGGAGCAGGACAATGCAATGTTAAATACAGCACAAGAAAAGATAGTAGCACTGTATGGAGAGGAAGGTGTTTCTAAACCCATCGAAGAACTCATGAAGGACAACATTTTCTCAGGAATTCCAGAGTTTTTTAattctgaaataaaaaagatTACACGTGAAAGA GCTTCAGATCTCTCAGATGAGATTGGATGTTTTGTTCAGCATGATGACTCAAGTCCTGGAGGATGTTACTGGCCGATAGTGAAGAGTGTCACAATCAAAGTTCCTAAATGTAAAGATTTTCTGGAACACGTTGTGCTAGTGGATCTCCCAGGAACTGGAGATTACAACAAGAGCAGAGATCAGATGTGGAGAGAG AAACTGAGGGACTGTTCTACAGTGTGGATTGTAAGTGAAATAAACCGCGCGGCTTCTGACAAGGATGCCTGGGAAATTTTTTTTAGCTGCATAACAGACATGGCACAAGGTGGAGAGTGCAGGAGCATCTCTTTTATCTGTACCAAGACTGATGATATCAACCCACAAAGCTACATGAG ATCATCAAAACTCAAGGATGATGATTTTCAGATTAAACCAGAG GACCCTCAATATGTCAGCAAGAGAAAAAATGCCTGTATACTGCACAGGAATGAGAAAGCAAAGGAAAAAGTGAAGAAAATCTTTTCTCAACAAGACACAATAACG AGACACTTTAACTGTGATGATGACTTCCTTTCTGTGTTCACTGTGAGCTCAGAAGAATTCAACAATGAAAACCCAATAATGGAACAAGGATATACAG AGATACCAAAGCTCAAGGAACTCTTGAAGATGTACAACAACAGTTGTACAAATGACATGGCAAATCACTACGTCTTTGGAGCACTCGGAATCCTCTCCCTAATTCAAGGTTTCAACGAAGTCAATGCTGAAATG AGAGCTGATAAGTCCAAATTATACAAGCACTTGGAGAAAAACCTTCATGATGCACTTGGGCACTTGAATGAATACTGTGGACAAATTCGCAGTTCTCTGGAAGAACTTCTGTCAAAAGGAGCAAAAGAATCTGAAAAAAACTGCATTGAAACTGCAAACGATTTAATAACACCG AGGAATAAGGACGGCCGAGGATTTCACAGAACACTGACAGCACTATGCAAGAATGATGGATACTACAGGTCCAAAAATGGGGTAACAGATCTGAACAATCATTTGGTGCAACACATGAAACAGCACATTGATGAAGCATTCAGTGGGTTCTTCCC agtgCAGGAGCCTATCTCTGAGAAATCACTGCAGGCACACACAGATAAGTTCACTATCATCAAAGAGGATGTGATAACCAAATATGAACATTCTCCAGTACTGAGTCACATACTAAAATTCCTTGAAATGGAG GAAATGAAGTTGAAGTCAAAGATTAAACAAGATATTATTCGGcataaaaagacattttatttatctctctctgatTCCATTAAAACTACAATGCAGCCAAGCTACACAA GTGCTGCTGACATTCGAGGAACTGGGTCTATGAATAAAAAGCAGAATATCCTGTTGGACCACATAGAAACATCAAAAAGTGAAATGTTCCAAAGAGCAAAGAAAGACATGATTGAgctgatggaaaaaaaaatg CAAGCCATTGTGGAGGATATGAGAAAAAATCTACTGGAGTCCATGAAGCATACACTTCTTTACGAAACTACCTTAAGAAATATGGGTAAGACACAtcttacaataaataaattcagctattttaaagTGCAGTCAGTGTGGACAATTCAGCTGCAAAGGCAGAGTATATAA